In Mus musculus strain C57BL/6J chromosome 9, GRCm38.p6 C57BL/6J, one genomic interval encodes:
- the Cmtm6 gene encoding CKLF-like MARVEL transmembrane domain-containing protein 6 isoform X1, producing the protein MENGAVYSPTTEAAPGTGRGARSGLAAYFVLGRLPWHRRILKGLQLDFYITLGTGCVFLLASIIFVSTHSGTSAEIAAIVFGFLASSMFLLDFVVMLCEKLRESPLRKPENNAKVEALTEPLNA; encoded by the exons ATGGAGAACGGAGCGGTCTACAGTCCCACCACCGAGGCGGCCCCGGGCACTGGCAGGGGTGCGCGCAGCGGCCTGGCCGCCTACTTCGTCCTGGGCAGGCTCCCTTGGCATCGGCGCATCCTCAAAGGCTTGCAGCTG GATTTTTACATCACCCTGGGAACTGGGTGTGTGTTCCTGCTGGCATCTATCATTTTTGTCTCCACCCATTCTGGGACCTCAGCTGAAATTGCTGCAATT GTGTTTGGCTTCTTGGCAAGCTCCATGTTCCTACTGGACTTCGTTGTCATGCTGTGTGAGAAGCTGCGGGAGAGCCCGCTGAGAAAGCCCGAGAACAACGCAAAGGTGGAAGCCCTCACCGAACCACTGAACGCTTAA
- the Cmtm6 gene encoding CKLF-like MARVEL transmembrane domain-containing protein 6, whose translation MENGAVYSPTTEAAPGTGRGARSGLAAYFVLGRLPWHRRILKGLQLLLSLLAFICEEVVSECGLCGGLYFFEFVSCSAFLLSLLLLIVYCTPVHDRVDTGKVKSSDFYITLGTGCVFLLASIIFVSTHSGTSAEIAAIVFGFLASSMFLLDFVVMLCEKLRESPLRKPENNAKVEALTEPLNA comes from the exons ATGGAGAACGGAGCGGTCTACAGTCCCACCACCGAGGCGGCCCCGGGCACTGGCAGGGGTGCGCGCAGCGGCCTGGCCGCCTACTTCGTCCTGGGCAGGCTCCCTTGGCATCGGCGCATCCTCAAAGGCTTGCAGCTG CTGCTGTCTCTCCTGGCCTTCATCTGTGAAGAGGTTGTGTCCGAGTGTGGGTTGTGTGGAGGCCTCtacttctttgaatttgtgagcTGTAGCGCCTTTCTCCTGAGCCTCCTCCTGCTGATCGTGTACTGCACCCCAGTGCACGACAGAGTGGATACTGGAAAAGTCAAGTCATCG GATTTTTACATCACCCTGGGAACTGGGTGTGTGTTCCTGCTGGCATCTATCATTTTTGTCTCCACCCATTCTGGGACCTCAGCTGAAATTGCTGCAATT GTGTTTGGCTTCTTGGCAAGCTCCATGTTCCTACTGGACTTCGTTGTCATGCTGTGTGAGAAGCTGCGGGAGAGCCCGCTGAGAAAGCCCGAGAACAACGCAAAGGTGGAAGCCCTCACCGAACCACTGAACGCTTAA